From one Rhodoflexus caldus genomic stretch:
- a CDS encoding sensor histidine kinase has protein sequence MRHLYLMALGAILVMLPAHARQTVITASTQASEISLGKYFYYFEDTTRQLQLSDIQKIAAKGLFKKSDTDIPYLGMSASAYWLKFDIDAASFAQDDWVLTCGLASYSDISLFYFNGQTWESYRTGTKFPFHTRPVSYRFFAFPLRIYSETGTVSYFIRIQTERAFTLPLSLQRTARFIGHVIYQEWIYGAYLGILLFFSIYNLILFLAFRERTFLFYAIYIFFSALLLLFYYGYIFQFFLPDVVINPSVAFFYSILAQRCGLILLVISFFNINKRGGNTYRILQGLLLLYVLIFLLSFVFPRNMLTSWQSMLSLLTLGLTTVYGFYFYFKKKLKYARFYLAGHTIYFLFAISNNVSFFDIGLLLPKFIFMHIGEVGILIEAVFLALALTDKYTWERQQIVRAKEKAQEQLINIQRKINEELEQKVAERTAELQETNEELRLQKEEIGILNNYLEQQVAARTEELNHTVNRLIRQNENLEQFSYIISHNIKAPVASIKGLLNIYDTSEISSSINASVFEHLQITTHKLDMLVGDLSEILSIRNTTDFHKEWVHLDNLIRNSLEHVADQIMLHNVHVEKQLLTQEVYTSKNFLQSVLNHLIDNAVKFRDPERPLEIVIKAETIDGKHCISVSDNGLGVDISDDYKIFGLYQRMHTHVEGKGLGLYLCKTQVEALGGYIKVESTPGEGSTFYVWLPNDTD, from the coding sequence ATGAGGCATTTATACCTCATGGCCTTGGGGGCAATATTGGTGATGCTGCCTGCCCATGCCCGACAAACTGTAATTACGGCAAGCACGCAGGCAAGTGAAATTTCTCTCGGGAAATATTTTTACTATTTTGAGGACACTACCCGCCAATTACAACTGTCTGATATTCAAAAAATTGCTGCAAAGGGGTTGTTTAAGAAATCTGATACAGACATTCCTTATTTGGGCATGTCGGCTTCTGCATATTGGTTGAAATTTGATATAGATGCCGCATCATTTGCACAGGATGACTGGGTGCTTACGTGCGGGCTTGCAAGCTATTCCGATATATCGCTGTTCTATTTCAACGGGCAAACGTGGGAGAGTTACCGCACAGGCACTAAGTTTCCGTTTCATACACGCCCGGTCAGTTATCGTTTTTTTGCTTTTCCGCTGCGCATATACAGCGAAACAGGTACTGTTTCGTACTTTATACGCATCCAAACCGAACGGGCTTTCACGCTGCCGCTCAGTTTGCAACGCACCGCCCGCTTCATTGGCCATGTGATTTATCAGGAGTGGATTTACGGGGCTTATTTGGGCATTTTGCTGTTTTTCAGCATTTATAACCTGATATTGTTTTTGGCTTTTCGCGAGCGGACATTCTTGTTTTATGCCATCTACATTTTTTTCTCTGCTTTGCTGTTGCTGTTTTACTACGGCTACATTTTCCAGTTTTTCTTGCCCGATGTAGTTATCAACCCAAGTGTGGCCTTTTTCTATTCCATTTTGGCGCAACGTTGCGGATTAATTTTGTTGGTTATCAGTTTTTTTAACATTAACAAACGCGGCGGCAATACTTACCGCATTTTGCAAGGCTTACTCTTGCTCTATGTGTTGATATTTCTGCTCAGTTTTGTATTTCCGCGCAATATGCTCACTTCTTGGCAGTCCATGCTTTCATTGCTCACACTGGGGCTGACCACCGTTTACGGGTTTTACTTTTATTTTAAAAAGAAACTGAAGTATGCGCGGTTCTATCTGGCAGGGCACACGATTTATTTCCTTTTTGCCATATCTAACAATGTCAGTTTTTTTGATATCGGCCTGTTGCTGCCCAAGTTTATATTCATGCACATCGGCGAGGTGGGCATATTGATTGAGGCTGTATTTCTGGCACTTGCGCTAACGGATAAATACACGTGGGAAAGGCAGCAAATTGTGCGTGCCAAAGAAAAAGCACAGGAACAACTGATTAACATACAAAGGAAAATCAACGAGGAGTTGGAGCAAAAAGTGGCAGAACGCACTGCTGAGTTGCAGGAAACCAACGAAGAACTCCGATTGCAAAAAGAAGAAATCGGTATATTGAACAATTATTTGGAGCAGCAGGTTGCCGCACGCACCGAAGAACTGAACCATACCGTAAATCGTCTTATCCGACAGAATGAAAATTTGGAGCAGTTCTCCTACATCATTTCGCACAATATCAAAGCGCCGGTAGCGAGCATTAAAGGCTTGCTCAATATCTATGATACAAGCGAAATTTCAAGCAGCATCAATGCAAGTGTTTTTGAACACCTGCAAATTACGACCCATAAGTTGGATATGCTGGTAGGCGACCTTTCCGAAATACTGTCCATCAGAAACACCACTGATTTTCACAAGGAATGGGTTCATTTGGACAATCTCATCCGAAATTCGCTGGAACATGTGGCCGACCAAATCATGTTGCACAATGTGCACGTAGAGAAGCAATTGCTCACACAGGAAGTTTATACTTCCAAAAACTTTCTGCAATCCGTTTTGAACCACCTGATTGACAATGCGGTCAAATTCAGAGACCCCGAACGCCCCTTGGAAATTGTTATTAAAGCGGAAACCATTGACGGCAAACATTGCATTTCTGTCAGCGACAACGGTTTAGGGGTAGATATATCCGACGATTACAAAATTTTTGGGCTGTATCAACGGATGCATACCCATGTAGAAGGTAAAGGATTGGGGCTTTACTTATGCAAAACGCAAGTTGAGGCACTTGGTGGCTACATAAAAGTAGAAAGTACTCCCGGCGAAGGAAGTACTTTCTACGTATGGCTGCCGAACGATACCGATTGA
- a CDS encoding class I SAM-dependent methyltransferase produces the protein MEKMFKTSEVTSYEIASDNVLNNRLFFAYKKAAEMVHGNLLEVGCGTGKGLTVFANRCEHYTAIDKNTQLLNHLSKLYPRFTFIDCFIPPLQGVKDNDFDVVVTLQVIEHIEDDHAFLREIRRVLKPGGKAIISTPNINYTLSRNPWHVREYTPAQLKALLEQYFPGQVELKGVKGSEAVMKYHEQNRRSVQRIMRWDIFDLQHKLPRQVLQIPYDILNRINRNKLMHQDNELVSNIGIEDFSLDSNPDVCLDLFAVVTKAA, from the coding sequence ATGGAAAAAATGTTCAAAACCTCTGAGGTTACTTCCTACGAAATTGCAAGCGATAACGTGTTAAACAATCGCTTGTTTTTTGCCTACAAAAAAGCGGCGGAAATGGTGCACGGCAACCTGCTGGAAGTGGGTTGCGGAACAGGCAAAGGGCTTACTGTTTTTGCAAACCGCTGCGAGCACTACACCGCCATTGACAAGAATACGCAATTGCTTAACCACTTGTCAAAACTCTATCCAAGATTTACGTTTATTGACTGCTTTATTCCGCCCTTGCAAGGAGTAAAAGATAATGATTTTGACGTGGTAGTTACGCTGCAAGTAATAGAACACATTGAAGATGACCATGCATTCCTCCGCGAAATCAGGCGTGTACTGAAACCGGGGGGTAAAGCCATCATCAGCACACCCAATATTAACTATACGCTCTCCCGCAACCCTTGGCATGTTCGCGAATACACGCCCGCTCAACTAAAAGCATTGCTGGAACAGTATTTCCCGGGGCAGGTAGAGCTGAAAGGCGTAAAAGGCAGTGAGGCGGTGATGAAGTACCACGAGCAAAACCGTCGCTCGGTGCAGCGAATTATGCGCTGGGATATTTTTGATTTACAGCACAAACTGCCGCGTCAGGTATTGCAGATTCCTTACGACATATTGAACCGCATCAACCGCAATAAGTTGATGCATCAGGACAACGAATTAGTCAGCAATATCGGCATAGAGGATTTTTCGTTAGACAGCAACCCTGATGTATGCTTAGATTTATTTGCCGTTGTTACCAAAGCGGCATAA
- a CDS encoding Gfo/Idh/MocA family protein codes for MKTKKLHSRRTFVKASALASGGLLAMGMPWGAYARHADDTIKVALIGCGGRGTGAAAQALSVKQNTKLVAMADAFADRLEDSYKALTAKSFKDWTGTEVNVASKVDVPKERRFVGFDGYLKAIELADVVILATPPGFRPAHFEACIKAGKHVFMEKPVATDAPGVRKVLETAELAKQKKLNVVVGLQRHYETSYREMMQRIHGGEIGDIVAGQVYWNNDGVWVIDRKPEWTEMEYQMRNWYYFNWLCGDHIVEQHIHNIDVFNWAKNAYPVRAQGMGGREVRTGKQYGEIFDHHFVEFEYADGTILNSQCRHIPGTMSRVSETIIGTKGRATTHNNHVITDLKGNRLWSYRKKEKELNPYQVEHDELFEAVAKGEFKFQDAEFGAKSTMTAILGRMATYSGQVITWEEALNSNINLMPDKLAWDALPKVLPDANGLYPVAIPGKTKVV; via the coding sequence ATGAAAACGAAAAAACTACACTCGCGCCGCACATTTGTCAAAGCCTCTGCGCTGGCTTCGGGCGGCTTGCTTGCTATGGGTATGCCTTGGGGCGCATATGCCCGCCATGCCGATGATACCATTAAAGTAGCACTCATCGGTTGCGGCGGCAGGGGAACAGGCGCTGCGGCTCAGGCACTTTCCGTAAAGCAAAATACGAAGCTGGTAGCCATGGCCGATGCCTTTGCAGACCGCCTCGAGGATTCGTACAAAGCCCTCACTGCCAAATCGTTCAAAGACTGGACAGGCACAGAAGTAAACGTTGCCTCCAAGGTAGATGTTCCCAAAGAGCGTCGTTTTGTCGGGTTTGACGGCTACCTGAAAGCCATTGAACTCGCCGATGTGGTGATTTTGGCTACACCGCCCGGTTTTCGCCCCGCGCACTTTGAGGCGTGCATCAAAGCGGGCAAGCATGTGTTTATGGAAAAACCCGTGGCAACCGATGCCCCCGGCGTGCGCAAAGTGCTGGAAACCGCCGAACTCGCCAAGCAGAAAAAGCTCAACGTGGTGGTCGGCTTGCAGCGACACTACGAAACCAGCTACCGCGAAATGATGCAGCGCATCCACGGCGGCGAAATCGGCGATATTGTGGCCGGACAGGTGTACTGGAACAACGATGGCGTATGGGTGATAGACCGCAAACCCGAATGGACGGAAATGGAATATCAGATGCGGAACTGGTACTATTTCAACTGGCTTTGCGGCGACCACATTGTAGAGCAGCACATCCACAATATTGATGTGTTCAACTGGGCTAAAAATGCCTACCCAGTGCGTGCGCAGGGAATGGGTGGCAGGGAAGTTCGCACCGGTAAACAATATGGCGAAATTTTTGACCATCATTTCGTGGAATTTGAATATGCGGACGGTACGATACTCAACAGCCAGTGCCGCCACATCCCCGGCACAATGAGCCGCGTTTCGGAAACCATCATCGGTACGAAGGGGCGCGCCACAACTCACAATAACCACGTTATCACCGACCTGAAAGGCAATCGCTTGTGGAGTTATCGGAAGAAAGAAAAAGAGCTGAATCCTTATCAGGTAGAACACGACGAACTGTTTGAGGCAGTCGCCAAAGGTGAATTTAAGTTTCAGGATGCCGAATTTGGCGCAAAAAGCACGATGACAGCCATTTTGGGACGCATGGCTACTTATTCGGGGCAAGTGATTACATGGGAAGAAGCCTTGAACTCCAATATTAATCTGATGCCCGACAAGCTCGCATGGGATGCACTGCCCAAAGTCCTGCCCGACGCAAACGGCCTGTATCCTGTGGCAATTCCCGGCAAAACAAAAGTTGTGTAA
- a CDS encoding alkane 1-monooxygenase: MNIGKKIGFFSAFIIPALVVAGFYIGGWWNYMSAVFVFILIPLIDAQVGLDDENVPESEVKIVSEEFYYRFVTYVWTYFQVAFLLWAMWQIAVHPFTTAELIGFVIGVPLVTGGIGITVAHELGHKKPAIERLYAQILLLTVCYMHFYIEHNKGHHVHVGTPLDPATSRRGENFYAFWWRSVSGGYLSAWRLEAERLRKRGLSPYSLQNMMIWYTLLPFVFGISVAWIFSLWAGQAAFWPVLGFFLIQSVLAFTLLELVNYIEHYGILRREVAPGRYEKVNTLHSWNANQLISNFFLFQLQRHSDHHAYAHKRYQVLRHIPESPQLPAGYPAMILLAMVPPLWFAIMDKKLDEWQRAYGRALTT; this comes from the coding sequence ATGAATATTGGTAAAAAAATCGGCTTTTTTTCTGCTTTTATCATTCCTGCTTTGGTTGTGGCCGGATTCTACATCGGTGGATGGTGGAATTACATGTCGGCCGTATTTGTGTTCATTCTCATCCCCTTGATTGACGCACAAGTGGGGTTAGACGATGAAAACGTACCCGAAAGCGAGGTTAAAATCGTATCGGAAGAATTTTACTATCGTTTTGTAACCTATGTATGGACGTATTTTCAGGTGGCATTCCTGCTCTGGGCAATGTGGCAAATAGCGGTTCACCCGTTTACAACAGCCGAACTGATTGGCTTTGTGATAGGCGTTCCCTTGGTAACAGGTGGCATAGGTATTACCGTAGCACATGAGTTAGGGCATAAAAAGCCTGCCATTGAGCGGCTGTATGCACAAATTTTGCTGCTGACCGTCTGTTACATGCACTTCTACATTGAACACAACAAAGGGCATCACGTGCATGTAGGTACGCCCTTAGACCCCGCTACCAGTCGCCGCGGTGAAAATTTTTACGCTTTCTGGTGGCGTTCGGTCAGTGGCGGCTACCTGAGCGCATGGCGGCTTGAAGCCGAAAGGCTGCGCAAGAGGGGGCTTTCTCCTTATTCCCTGCAAAATATGATGATATGGTACACTTTGCTGCCGTTTGTTTTTGGCATTAGTGTAGCATGGATATTCAGCCTTTGGGCAGGTCAGGCGGCCTTTTGGCCTGTACTGGGTTTCTTTCTGATACAGAGCGTGCTTGCCTTTACTTTGCTCGAGTTGGTTAATTACATTGAGCACTACGGCATCCTGCGTCGCGAGGTAGCCCCCGGACGTTACGAAAAAGTGAATACCTTACACTCGTGGAACGCTAACCAACTGATTAGCAACTTTTTCTTGTTCCAATTGCAGCGTCACTCCGACCACCACGCCTATGCACACAAGCGCTATCAGGTCTTGCGGCATATTCCTGAAAGTCCGCAACTGCCCGCCGGCTATCCTGCCATGATTTTACTGGCGATGGTGCCGCCGCTTTGGTTTGCTATTATGGATAAAAAATTGGATGAGTGGCAGCGGGCATACGGTCGCGCCTTAACAACCTGA
- a CDS encoding DUF1800 domain-containing protein gives MPPVWNVANAKHLLARTLFGYTRRDLEQALSTSLTNFVNNQLLANLPAPAPPGAWIREAPVANNGTVDRQRLQEMRLWWLGLMARQGLNIQEKMVLFWHNHFVSESSKVQYPQYLYEQNRLTRQYALGDFREFTKAMTIDPAMLIYLDGRTNTRSSPNENYARELLELFTIGIGHYTEADIREAAKALTGWTVNGLNAVFTQSRFNTETKTFLGRRGNFGYREIVDIIFEQAETARFICRKLYKEFVYYQPDEAFVEQMADVFRRNNYQIRPVLAFLFTSDHFYEPRFKGVKIKSPVELAIGVIKQLELTVNDFSYLNEMTRSLQQELFEPPDVRGWEGQRKWITSTTYPNRNVFTDTLINGRRTNGQTLPFRLNALTYARSYRNAENAALFVREVTDFCLDYPLTDSRRASLLETLLSGTIAANWSTSLAMADTRILSFLRAMMRLPEYQLC, from the coding sequence ATGCCGCCCGTATGGAATGTTGCCAATGCAAAGCATTTGTTAGCCCGAACTTTGTTTGGCTACACAAGGCGCGACTTGGAACAGGCGCTCTCTACGTCGCTCACCAATTTTGTCAATAATCAATTGTTGGCCAACCTGCCTGCACCGGCTCCTCCGGGTGCATGGATTAGGGAAGCGCCTGTTGCCAACAACGGGACGGTTGACCGCCAACGCCTGCAAGAAATGCGTCTTTGGTGGCTTGGACTCATGGCGCGGCAAGGCCTGAACATTCAGGAAAAAATGGTGCTGTTTTGGCACAATCATTTTGTGTCGGAATCGTCCAAAGTGCAATATCCGCAGTACCTCTACGAACAAAACCGCCTGACCCGACAATATGCGCTTGGCGATTTTCGCGAATTTACCAAAGCAATGACCATAGACCCTGCCATGTTGATTTATTTGGATGGCAGAACCAATACGCGAAGCAGTCCCAACGAAAATTATGCGCGCGAATTGCTGGAATTATTTACAATCGGCATTGGGCACTATACCGAAGCCGATATTCGCGAAGCCGCCAAGGCGCTTACAGGCTGGACGGTGAACGGTTTAAATGCTGTTTTTACACAAAGCAGATTCAATACGGAAACCAAAACCTTTTTGGGCAGACGCGGCAATTTTGGCTATCGGGAAATTGTGGACATCATATTTGAGCAGGCAGAAACCGCACGCTTTATCTGCCGCAAACTCTACAAAGAATTTGTCTATTATCAACCCGATGAGGCCTTTGTGGAACAAATGGCTGATGTTTTTCGCCGCAACAACTATCAAATCAGACCGGTTTTGGCTTTTTTGTTTACCTCCGACCATTTCTATGAACCGCGCTTTAAAGGTGTCAAAATCAAGTCGCCCGTAGAGTTGGCCATCGGGGTTATCAAACAACTGGAACTTACGGTCAATGACTTTTCCTACCTCAACGAAATGACCCGCAGCCTGCAACAGGAGCTCTTTGAGCCTCCCGATGTGCGCGGTTGGGAAGGACAACGCAAATGGATAACCTCAACCACCTATCCGAACCGCAACGTATTTACCGATACGCTGATAAACGGTAGGCGCACCAACGGACAAACGCTCCCGTTTCGCTTGAATGCTCTTACTTATGCCCGCAGCTATCGCAATGCGGAAAATGCTGCCCTTTTCGTCAGAGAAGTAACCGATTTCTGTCTGGATTATCCGCTGACAGACAGCCGTCGGGCAAGTCTTCTGGAAACGCTGCTGAGCGGTACAATTGCAGCCAACTGGTCAACGTCGCTGGCAATGGCAGATACTCGCATTTTGTCGTTTTTACGCGCCATGATGCGCTTGCCGGAGTATCAGTTGTGCTAA
- a CDS encoding DUF1501 domain-containing protein, producing MNRRDFLYQLSFLTGGATVAMSGIPLRAFAHPLVPDAATANGKIIVLLQLNGGNDGLNTVIPFRNDIYYQKRPTIAIRRENTIALNDEIGLHPSMRLLKNLYDKGQVSIVQNVGYDNPNRSHFRSTDIWLSGSDANEFLYDGWTGRYLAQAFPEFPGKFPEHPMAIQLGAVESMLLQSQWGSMGVVFDSPSAFYQLVSGSRADSDPPPPTIAGEELRFLKGIAAQSIQYANVIKAAADKAQNQVTYPNTNIGRQLAIIAELIGGGLQTSVYLATLGGFDTHAGQLPLHANLLTQFSEAVAAFQADLEKLGVAEKVVLMTFSEFGRRLNENGSAGTDHGTAAPLFVIGKSVRGGIYGDAPALNDLDNVGDIKFRYDYRQIYTAVLRDHLGLTNADIKKVLEQRDFNALPIFKRNTPPLAADVLFELYTNAPNPFSESTTIAYKLAKSMDIRLRVYDLQGHVVAVLHEGIQDAGMHEIRMERAGMAAGVYLCALEAEGQRAVKKMLAL from the coding sequence ATGAATCGCCGAGATTTCTTATACCAACTCAGTTTTTTAACAGGCGGCGCCACAGTTGCCATGAGCGGCATCCCCTTGCGGGCATTTGCGCACCCGCTTGTACCCGATGCGGCAACTGCCAATGGCAAAATCATTGTGTTGTTGCAACTCAACGGCGGCAATGACGGCCTGAATACCGTTATTCCGTTTCGCAATGATATTTACTATCAGAAACGCCCTACCATTGCCATCAGGCGAGAAAATACCATTGCCTTAAACGATGAAATAGGGCTGCATCCTTCTATGCGCCTGCTCAAAAACCTGTACGACAAGGGGCAAGTCAGCATTGTGCAAAATGTTGGTTATGACAACCCCAATCGCTCGCATTTTCGCTCTACCGATATTTGGTTGTCAGGTTCAGATGCCAATGAGTTTCTTTACGATGGGTGGACAGGTCGCTATTTGGCACAGGCATTCCCCGAGTTCCCCGGCAAATTTCCCGAACATCCGATGGCTATCCAGTTGGGGGCGGTAGAGTCTATGCTGTTGCAAAGTCAATGGGGTTCTATGGGCGTAGTATTTGACAGCCCAAGTGCCTTTTATCAGTTGGTATCGGGCAGCCGTGCCGACTCAGACCCGCCGCCGCCGACCATTGCAGGCGAAGAGCTCAGATTTTTGAAAGGAATTGCGGCTCAATCTATCCAATACGCCAACGTAATTAAGGCGGCAGCCGACAAAGCACAAAATCAGGTAACATATCCCAATACGAACATTGGCAGGCAGTTAGCCATTATTGCCGAACTGATTGGCGGCGGTTTGCAAACCTCTGTTTACTTGGCAACACTGGGTGGATTTGATACACATGCCGGGCAGTTGCCGCTACACGCCAATCTACTGACACAGTTTTCCGAAGCCGTAGCCGCTTTTCAGGCAGACCTCGAAAAATTAGGTGTTGCGGAGAAAGTAGTACTGATGACATTTTCCGAGTTTGGCAGAAGGCTCAACGAAAACGGCAGCGCAGGAACCGACCACGGTACGGCAGCCCCCTTGTTTGTGATTGGCAAAAGTGTCAGAGGCGGTATTTACGGCGATGCGCCTGCACTCAATGATTTGGATAATGTAGGCGACATCAAGTTTCGTTATGATTACCGACAAATTTACACCGCAGTTCTTCGCGACCACCTCGGGCTTACGAATGCCGATATAAAAAAGGTGCTGGAACAGCGCGATTTCAATGCACTGCCTATTTTCAAACGCAACACTCCGCCATTGGCTGCCGATGTGCTGTTTGAGTTATATACTAATGCGCCCAATCCTTTTTCCGAAAGCACCACGATTGCCTATAAACTTGCTAAAAGCATGGATATCAGGCTAAGGGTTTACGATTTGCAGGGGCATGTAGTTGCCGTCTTGCATGAAGGCATACAGGATGCAGGTATGCACGAAATCCGTATGGAGCGTGCAGGAATGGCCGCAGGGGTTTATTTATGTGCGCTGGAAGCCGAGGGGCAACGCGCCGTAAAGAAAATGTTGGCTTTATAG
- a CDS encoding universal stress protein, translating to MKLRTILIPMDFSEESENAFEVAALIARRSHAELLLFHVIDMPLAHLFSGAKRIITAEEAAEEVNMAQTYLPKMVVQAKDKLQAFVNRYPELRIRKQIVFDEFTKDIADFIVAENADLIVLGSHSDGESAADITRSQMEEKIIHQAKVPVFTVKKKQRTLDFNNVVFASNFKNISSKTIDHLKTIQQLLGATVHFVKIIPPKSDVEWQKENLDIISAFAMRHGFLNYTANIYSGENKEVAIREFAESVQADLIAMTNSDRNGLAHFLFGNLTEKVAKKSGRSVLTFSQ from the coding sequence ATGAAACTGCGCACTATTTTGATTCCGATGGACTTTTCCGAAGAATCGGAGAACGCTTTTGAGGTGGCAGCCCTTATTGCCAGGCGCAGCCATGCAGAATTATTGCTATTTCATGTGATAGATATGCCGCTGGCACATTTGTTTTCAGGAGCAAAACGCATAATAACAGCCGAAGAGGCGGCGGAAGAAGTAAATATGGCGCAAACCTACCTGCCAAAAATGGTTGTGCAGGCCAAAGATAAATTGCAGGCTTTTGTTAATCGCTATCCGGAGTTGCGCATTCGCAAACAGATAGTATTTGATGAATTTACCAAAGACATTGCCGATTTTATTGTAGCCGAAAATGCTGATTTAATTGTTTTGGGCTCCCACAGCGACGGTGAATCGGCGGCAGACATTACCCGCAGCCAGATGGAAGAGAAAATTATCCATCAGGCAAAAGTGCCTGTATTTACTGTCAAGAAAAAGCAGCGAACGCTTGATTTTAACAATGTAGTTTTTGCCTCCAATTTTAAGAATATATCAAGCAAAACGATTGACCACCTAAAAACCATACAGCAATTGCTTGGGGCTACCGTCCACTTTGTGAAGATTATTCCGCCTAAGTCCGATGTAGAATGGCAAAAGGAAAATCTGGATATCATTTCCGCATTTGCCATGCGCCACGGATTTTTGAATTATACCGCCAATATCTATTCGGGTGAAAATAAGGAAGTGGCCATTCGGGAATTTGCCGAATCGGTACAGGCCGACCTGATAGCTATGACCAACTCAGACCGGAACGGCTTAGCGCACTTCTTGTTTGGCAATTTGACTGAAAAGGTAGCCAAAAAGTCGGGGCGTTCTGTTCTTACATTCAGCCAATAA